The proteins below come from a single Chryseobacterium bernardetii genomic window:
- a CDS encoding SCO family protein, which produces MPKNNQQNNKSKIIIPIAVFALLFLGIGIGMSYFKKSLYTVMKVPDFELTDQNGKKITNKDMLGKVYLVEFFFSKCPTICPVMNTNMKAIQNQINNPDFGIISISIDPENDTPEALKEHAQRIGAKSPNWHFLTGDRSYIGKLADQFNIYVGDKEDDAESLNHSGMIALVDEKGNIRCRYNKENMPILYYSGLNYEDPEGKIPRLNGKYHPDRELLIEDIRKLLN; this is translated from the coding sequence ATGCCCAAAAATAATCAGCAGAATAACAAGAGTAAGATCATTATTCCTATTGCGGTTTTTGCTTTACTGTTCTTAGGGATAGGAATTGGGATGAGTTATTTTAAAAAGAGCCTTTATACAGTGATGAAGGTTCCTGATTTTGAACTTACAGACCAGAATGGTAAAAAAATCACTAATAAAGATATGTTGGGAAAAGTGTACCTGGTAGAATTTTTCTTCAGTAAATGTCCCACCATTTGTCCGGTAATGAATACCAATATGAAGGCAATTCAAAATCAGATCAACAACCCTGATTTTGGTATTATTTCCATCAGTATTGATCCTGAAAATGATACTCCGGAAGCATTGAAGGAACATGCTCAAAGGATTGGCGCCAAATCTCCCAATTGGCATTTCCTGACAGGTGACAGGTCCTATATCGGCAAACTTGCGGATCAGTTCAATATTTATGTAGGAGATAAGGAAGATGACGCAGAAAGCCTTAATCATAGCGGGATGATTGCCCTTGTAGATGAAAAAGGGAACATTCGTTGCAGGTACAATAAAGAAAATATGCCCATTCTTTATTATTCAGGATTGAATTATGAAGATCCGGAAGGAAAAATACCAAGATTGAACGGGAAATACCATCCGGACAGAGAACTCCTGATCGAGGATATTAGGAAGTTATTAAACTAG
- a CDS encoding cation diffusion facilitator family transporter, which yields MENTRTPIQTPSAASRHKKNLLIVLCLSGTYLIAEVIGGIVTNSLALLADAAHMLTDVVGLLLAFIAIKIGEKKADPSRTYGYYRTEILAAVINAVVLLGISIYVLFEAYQRFQNPPEVQSKSMLIVAGIGLLVNIAGMMILRKDSEGSLNMKGAYFEVLSDMLTSVGVMIAGVIMLTTGWYYADPLISAAIGLLIFPRTWRLLKEAINVLLEGTPADVDIHELRKSLEQIRGVKNVHDLHVWSLTSSVNAMSAHIVKDNAVSQNQLLKTLKDTTVENFKISHTTFQIEEEGYEENEVHL from the coding sequence ATGGAAAACACCAGAACACCAATACAAACTCCCTCAGCAGCAAGCAGGCATAAAAAAAATCTGCTGATTGTACTATGCCTGAGCGGAACTTATCTTATTGCTGAGGTCATAGGCGGAATTGTAACAAACAGCCTTGCATTGTTAGCTGATGCCGCACATATGTTAACTGATGTGGTAGGCTTATTGCTGGCATTTATAGCTATAAAGATAGGAGAGAAAAAAGCGGATCCTTCAAGAACCTATGGATATTACCGTACTGAAATACTGGCAGCTGTTATTAATGCCGTTGTCCTTTTAGGAATTTCAATATATGTATTGTTTGAAGCCTATCAGCGGTTTCAGAATCCGCCGGAAGTACAGAGTAAATCTATGCTGATTGTAGCCGGAATAGGGTTATTAGTCAATATTGCAGGAATGATGATCCTCAGAAAAGATTCAGAAGGAAGCCTGAACATGAAAGGTGCTTATTTTGAGGTCCTTTCTGATATGCTGACTTCTGTTGGCGTAATGATTGCCGGAGTTATCATGCTTACAACCGGCTGGTATTATGCAGACCCATTGATTTCTGCAGCCATCGGATTATTAATATTCCCAAGAACATGGAGATTGCTGAAAGAAGCCATCAATGTTTTGCTGGAAGGAACCCCGGCTGATGTTGATATTCATGAACTCCGTAAATCTCTGGAACAGATCCGGGGAGTAAAGAATGTTCATGATCTTCACGTCTGGTCTCTGACTTCCAGTGTGAATGCAATGAGCGCTCATATTGTTAAAGATAATGCTGTTTCTCAGAATCAATTATTAAAGACATTGAAAGATACAACGGTTGAGAATTTTAAAATAAGCCATACCACTTTTCAGATTGAAGAAGAAGGATATGAAGAAAATGAAGTACATCTGTAA
- a CDS encoding Fur family transcriptional regulator gives MKKDIENKLIDKNTKPTSMRILVYDFLSSQDAALSLSEIENHFENADRITIYRTLKTFEEKGIVHSIQENTTTKYKLCDDDCDEKTHKDWHLHFYCKICKQTTCKEDISFPENIQTNFRIDEIRLFAKGICENCLESLQ, from the coding sequence ATGAAAAAAGATATAGAAAACAAACTCATCGATAAAAATACCAAACCTACAAGCATGAGGATCCTGGTGTATGATTTTTTAAGCTCACAGGATGCCGCATTATCTTTGTCCGAGATTGAAAATCACTTTGAAAATGCAGACCGGATTACCATTTACAGAACTTTAAAAACCTTTGAAGAAAAAGGAATCGTTCACAGTATACAGGAGAATACCACTACAAAATACAAATTATGTGATGATGACTGTGATGAGAAAACCCATAAAGACTGGCATCTCCATTTCTATTGTAAAATATGCAAACAGACTACCTGTAAAGAAGATATTTCTTTCCCTGAAAACATACAAACCAATTTCCGGATTGATGAAATAAGACTCTTTGCCAAAGGAATCTGTGAAAACTGTCTTGAAAGTTTGCAATAG
- a CDS encoding heavy metal translocating P-type ATPase — translation MEKCCSTTPEKEVKGHQHNHSAGDGNNHDHDHDGHDHSHDTGDQSIFQMFLPAIISFVILLIGITFDNYIKPAWFTGWVRLVWFLTAYIPVGFPVLKDAYKSIIKGDVFSEFFLMGIATIGAFAIGEYPEGVAVMLFYAVGEVFQSMAVTRAKGNIKALLDQRPDEVTVMENNQPKTIKAKETKIGDIIQLKPGEKLALDGELLSDSASFNTAALTGESKPDTKNKGEAVWAGMINMNSIALVKVTTAYEDSKLSKILELVQNATAQKAPTELFIRKFAKVYTPIVVFLAIGITFLPYFFVSDYIFRDWLYRALIFLVISCPCALVISIPLGYFGGIGAASRNGILFKGSNFLDSIAEIHNVVMDKTGTMTEGVFKVQEVSINPEFNKDEIMQLVNLLESKSTHPVATAIHNYAGDINYSVPMENVEEIAGHGLKATVNGKELLVGNFKLMDKFNIIYDINHANIVYTLIAVAYDKKFAGYITIADSIKTDAKETVDNLHKMGVKATMLSGDKGTVVKYVADQLGIDNAFGDLLPEDKVNKVKEIKSRNQTVAFVGDGVNDAPVVALSDVGIAMGGLGSDATIETADVVIQDDKPSKIPMAINIGKQTKKIVWQNIILAFAVKAVVLVLGAGGLATMWEAVFADVGVALLAILNAVRIQRMKF, via the coding sequence ATGGAAAAATGCTGTAGTACAACCCCCGAAAAAGAAGTAAAAGGACACCAACATAATCATTCAGCAGGAGATGGGAATAACCATGATCACGATCATGACGGCCACGACCACTCTCATGATACCGGAGATCAGAGCATCTTTCAGATGTTTCTCCCGGCGATTATATCTTTTGTTATTTTATTAATAGGAATTACTTTTGATAATTATATAAAACCAGCATGGTTTACAGGATGGGTGCGTTTAGTTTGGTTCCTGACAGCTTATATTCCTGTAGGTTTCCCGGTTCTGAAAGACGCTTATAAAAGTATCATCAAAGGCGATGTATTTTCAGAATTCTTTCTGATGGGTATTGCTACCATTGGAGCTTTTGCTATCGGAGAATATCCTGAAGGTGTTGCGGTAATGCTTTTTTATGCTGTAGGCGAAGTTTTCCAATCTATGGCGGTAACCAGAGCTAAAGGAAATATCAAAGCTTTATTAGATCAGCGGCCTGATGAGGTAACGGTTATGGAAAATAACCAGCCTAAAACCATCAAGGCAAAAGAAACTAAAATAGGAGATATAATCCAGCTGAAGCCAGGTGAAAAACTAGCCCTTGATGGAGAGCTGCTTTCAGATTCTGCATCATTCAATACAGCCGCTTTAACCGGTGAAAGTAAACCCGATACCAAAAATAAAGGCGAAGCAGTATGGGCAGGAATGATTAATATGAACAGTATTGCTCTTGTGAAAGTAACCACAGCGTATGAAGACAGTAAATTAAGTAAAATATTAGAATTGGTTCAGAATGCTACGGCTCAGAAAGCACCTACTGAATTATTCATTAGAAAATTTGCAAAAGTATACACTCCAATTGTTGTATTTCTGGCCATAGGAATTACTTTCTTACCTTACTTCTTTGTGAGTGATTATATATTCAGAGATTGGTTGTACAGAGCCTTGATCTTCCTTGTGATTTCATGTCCTTGTGCCCTGGTAATTTCCATTCCATTAGGATATTTTGGAGGAATTGGAGCTGCCAGCCGAAACGGAATTTTATTCAAAGGAAGTAATTTCCTGGATAGTATTGCAGAGATTCATAATGTTGTGATGGATAAAACCGGAACAATGACCGAAGGAGTCTTTAAAGTTCAGGAAGTAAGCATTAATCCTGAATTTAATAAGGATGAAATCATGCAGTTGGTTAACCTGTTAGAGAGTAAAAGCACACACCCTGTGGCCACAGCCATTCATAACTATGCAGGAGATATCAATTATTCCGTTCCTATGGAAAATGTAGAAGAAATTGCAGGCCATGGGCTGAAAGCAACAGTTAATGGAAAAGAGCTTCTGGTAGGGAACTTTAAGCTGATGGATAAATTCAATATAATCTACGATATCAACCACGCCAATATTGTATACACACTCATTGCAGTAGCGTACGATAAAAAGTTCGCAGGTTATATTACCATTGCAGACAGTATCAAAACAGACGCCAAAGAAACGGTAGATAATCTCCATAAAATGGGTGTAAAAGCCACCATGTTGAGTGGAGATAAAGGAACTGTAGTAAAATATGTAGCCGATCAGTTGGGCATTGATAATGCATTCGGAGATCTGCTGCCGGAAGATAAAGTGAATAAAGTAAAAGAAATTAAATCCAGAAATCAGACCGTGGCTTTCGTTGGAGATGGGGTGAATGACGCCCCTGTAGTGGCGTTAAGTGATGTAGGAATAGCGATGGGAGGTTTAGGAAGTGATGCTACCATTGAAACCGCAGATGTTGTGATCCAGGATGATAAGCCAAGCAAAATCCCGATGGCTATTAATATCGGGAAACAAACTAAAAAGATCGTTTGGCAGAATATTATCCTTGCTTTCGCTGTAAAAGCTGTAGTTCTTGTATTGGGTGCAGGAGGCTTGGCAACAATGTGGGAAGCTGTATTTGCAGATGTAGGAGTTGCTTTGTTAGCAATTTTAAATGCAGTGAGAATTCAGAGAATGAAATTTTAA
- a CDS encoding YHS domain-containing protein codes for MKSPVILTALLSIALFSCAKEPQVKHKSHMDSSGETIKNVQVVNEEDPICHMKTAGSLKDTAVYKARVYGFCSSYCKDEFKKNPESYAQK; via the coding sequence ATGAAATCTCCAGTTATTTTGACGGCTTTGCTGTCAATTGCCTTGTTTTCCTGTGCAAAAGAACCTCAGGTAAAACATAAAAGTCATATGGATTCTTCAGGAGAAACTATAAAAAATGTTCAGGTAGTGAACGAAGAAGATCCCATCTGCCATATGAAAACGGCAGGTTCCTTAAAAGATACGGCAGTATACAAAGCCAGGGTATATGGCTTCTGCAGTTCATATTGTAAAGATGAATTCAAAAAAAATCCTGAAAGTTATGCCCAAAAATAA
- a CDS encoding efflux RND transporter periplasmic adaptor subunit has protein sequence MKFRYNIIALVFVSLFAVSCGKKEAATEEKAPEKTEQKEHTHEEGPQTIASLTEEQMKSVGVTLGTVEMKELTSTIKANGLLSVPNSNKATITSLYGGIIKTINIQVGSIVKKGQVIATIANPEYIQLQEDYLTTNSRITYAEQEFRRQRELFDNDAGAKKNLQSADAELKTLRTKRASLLKQLQMMGINPGNVNNGNMRSGLVITAPISGTISSITAQIGSYVDISSPVATVIDNGSIHLDLQVFEKDLPKMRVGQIVHFKLTNNPETEYDAKIYSIGSSFENESKTISMHCEVIGNKAGLIDGMNITGIVSLDKSVTPAVPNEAIVEADGKFYVFIQTDKKAEEEPDEKGKLHPKTLNFEKVEVVKGTSDMGYTAITPVGNIPDNAKIVVKSAFFVNAKLVNSGEHEH, from the coding sequence ATGAAATTCAGATATAATATCATAGCCCTTGTATTCGTCTCCCTGTTTGCCGTAAGCTGTGGAAAAAAAGAAGCTGCAACAGAAGAAAAAGCTCCGGAAAAGACAGAACAGAAAGAACATACACATGAAGAAGGACCACAAACTATTGCCTCTTTAACCGAAGAGCAAATGAAATCTGTAGGAGTAACTCTGGGAACTGTAGAAATGAAAGAGCTTACATCTACCATCAAAGCCAATGGGCTATTGAGTGTGCCAAACAGCAATAAAGCAACCATCACGTCTTTGTACGGAGGGATTATCAAAACAATCAACATCCAGGTTGGGAGCATTGTGAAAAAAGGGCAGGTAATTGCTACCATTGCCAATCCTGAGTATATCCAGCTGCAGGAAGATTATTTGACGACCAACAGTAGGATTACTTATGCAGAACAGGAGTTCAGAAGACAGAGAGAGCTTTTTGATAACGATGCCGGAGCTAAGAAGAACCTTCAAAGCGCTGATGCAGAGCTGAAAACATTAAGAACCAAAAGAGCTTCTCTTTTAAAACAGCTTCAGATGATGGGCATCAATCCCGGAAATGTAAACAACGGAAATATGAGGTCAGGTTTGGTGATCACCGCTCCCATCAGTGGAACCATCAGCAGTATTACCGCTCAGATAGGAAGCTATGTAGATATTTCGTCTCCTGTAGCTACGGTGATTGATAACGGCTCTATCCATTTAGATCTTCAGGTATTTGAAAAAGATCTTCCGAAAATGAGAGTAGGACAGATTGTTCACTTCAAGTTAACCAATAATCCGGAAACAGAATACGATGCGAAGATTTACAGCATAGGATCTTCCTTTGAAAATGAGAGTAAAACCATTTCAATGCATTGCGAAGTAATTGGAAATAAAGCGGGATTAATTGACGGAATGAATATTACGGGGATTGTAAGTCTTGATAAAAGCGTTACTCCTGCTGTCCCTAATGAAGCCATTGTGGAAGCAGACGGAAAGTTCTATGTTTTCATTCAGACGGATAAAAAAGCAGAGGAAGAGCCTGATGAAAAAGGAAAACTTCACCCTAAGACTTTAAATTTTGAAAAAGTAGAAGTGGTGAAAGGGACCTCGGATATGGGGTATACGGCTATTACCCCTGTGGGGAATATTCCGGATAATGCTAAAATTGTAGTAAAATCTGCCTTTTTTGTGAATGCCAAATTAGTGAACTCAGGAGAACACGAACATTAA
- a CDS encoding MbnP family protein, whose protein sequence is MQNFKKYLLLSAFSLGVISCQNSDDSPVANNVTLEFNNTFKNTTIVLGGSGSAAATTNISAEGQVHHFSELKYVISNIRLIKADGNEIPYKINDLDQGAAVIDQSKPETLRYILSNIPAGEYKRIKFGLGVKRDLNVLDQVRFPKFYATAGANDTQMMWEWGAGYRFTKIEGFYGTDNKQMSIHTGSTIKGSEGNFTQGVDAYRDVTLDLPKNAIVDNRTPKITVKADFDKLLTGKVNTILLVTGTGSDGNATPNIHTANQMVKFVDNLGGNGSSDISGMFSVSSVEN, encoded by the coding sequence ATGCAAAACTTTAAAAAATATCTACTATTATCCGCTTTTTCATTAGGTGTAATTTCCTGCCAGAATAGTGATGACAGCCCTGTAGCGAACAATGTAACCCTTGAATTCAATAATACATTTAAAAATACAACCATTGTTCTGGGAGGCTCTGGTTCTGCTGCTGCCACCACAAATATTTCTGCAGAGGGACAGGTTCATCATTTTTCAGAATTGAAGTATGTAATCAGCAACATTCGTCTGATCAAAGCAGATGGTAATGAAATTCCTTATAAAATTAATGATCTGGATCAAGGGGCAGCAGTGATAGACCAGTCGAAACCTGAAACACTTCGTTATATTTTAAGCAACATACCAGCCGGAGAATATAAAAGGATCAAATTCGGATTGGGAGTAAAAAGAGATCTGAATGTGCTGGATCAGGTGAGGTTTCCAAAGTTCTATGCAACCGCAGGAGCTAATGATACGCAAATGATGTGGGAATGGGGAGCAGGGTACCGTTTTACCAAAATAGAAGGTTTCTACGGAACGGATAACAAACAGATGTCTATCCATACAGGAAGTACCATCAAAGGATCTGAAGGAAACTTCACCCAGGGAGTAGATGCCTACAGGGATGTTACTTTAGACCTGCCTAAAAATGCAATTGTAGATAATAGAACTCCTAAAATTACTGTTAAGGCAGATTTTGATAAACTGCTGACGGGTAAGGTCAATACCATTCTATTGGTTACCGGCACAGGATCAGATGGTAATGCCACTCCGAATATTCATACAGCCAATCAAATGGTAAAGTTTGTGGATAACCTGGGCGGAAACGGTTCCAGTGATATTTCAGGGATGTTTTCTGTAAGTAGTGTTGAAAACTAG
- a CDS encoding superoxide dismutase, whose translation MKIMKIAALGAVFAAQFTLAQFKQTPLPYAYNALEGSIDAQTMEIHYSKHGAAYAANLNKAIAGTPQEKETLIKILSETSKLSPAVRNNAGGHYNHELFWTILTPEKNTQPSAKLAKAITETFGSMEAFKEKMSKAGADRFGSGWAWLSVDKNGKLFVSSTPNQDNPLMDIAEEKGTPILGIDVWEHAYYLKYQNKRADYLSAIWNVLNWKEVSKRYDDALSKK comes from the coding sequence ATGAAGATTATGAAAATAGCTGCTCTAGGAGCAGTATTCGCGGCTCAGTTTACACTGGCTCAGTTTAAGCAGACCCCCTTACCCTATGCTTATAATGCATTGGAAGGTTCAATAGATGCCCAGACAATGGAGATCCATTATTCAAAACATGGGGCAGCCTATGCAGCCAACCTGAATAAAGCAATTGCCGGAACTCCACAGGAAAAAGAAACGTTGATTAAAATTCTTTCCGAGACCTCAAAATTAAGTCCTGCCGTAAGAAATAATGCAGGTGGGCATTACAACCACGAGTTGTTCTGGACAATCCTTACTCCGGAGAAAAATACCCAGCCTTCTGCAAAACTGGCAAAGGCTATTACTGAAACTTTCGGAAGTATGGAGGCTTTCAAAGAAAAGATGAGTAAAGCTGGTGCAGACCGTTTCGGATCAGGTTGGGCGTGGCTTTCTGTGGATAAAAACGGAAAACTCTTTGTTTCCTCTACTCCTAATCAGGATAACCCATTGATGGACATTGCAGAAGAAAAAGGAACTCCTATCCTGGGAATTGATGTTTGGGAGCATGCCTATTATCTGAAATACCAGAATAAAAGAGCAGACTATCTTTCTGCAATCTGGAATGTGCTGAACTGGAAAGAAGTGAGCAAAAGATATGATGATGCTTTAAGCAAAAAATAA
- a CDS encoding TonB-dependent receptor plug domain-containing protein: MKQFGMILMFWGVVMNAQNRKTAKDSITFVDKVEVKGSKKKMETDMKMSVSVDEFLASSDKISFIKRGAYAWEPLLNNMSTERSVVTIDGMRIFGACTDKMDPVTSYLESNTLSSIDIKSGQEGSSHGATIAGSIDLKRKSTPFGLEKKWNGTYQTGFEFNNKQFFNLGNISYSGKKLVVDGSISFRKAGNYDDGNNKEVNHSQYNKFNTGIGIAYKTSPLSSVRIDAIFDMAKNVGFPALPMDLWLSRAMITSASYRQLFKESLIRSWDTKIYYNTIEHYMDDTKRPENLVHMDMPGWSTTYGLVSSVSLKKEKYTSAIELNMYNNTSIAEMRMYPQDRKNRTMFAYSWPWVTTRFAGISMNNSWEISDKSRLSFGVSLGLNYNESKYVEFNWIFHPGAPQQKTRILPGLHAGYQFTENNFSFSVGTGYGHRAPSVSEGYGYYIYNSFDRYDYIGNPDLKNEISYETNAGAGFKNEKMNIEAKVNYFYIQDYIIGKILSLGSPMNYQSVGVKAYTSLDHAILFNMALNAGYSILPELHWKGTLTYARGRDDKGKNLPFIRPLSYLTSLHFTHQNFGVQTSVNGDFIQRNYSPEYGEDQTPAYAIWNFSVNYTFNIKKLKTVFQVGAENLLNTYYSTYADWGNIPRMGRNIYTSLKFNF, translated from the coding sequence ATGAAACAGTTCGGAATGATATTGATGTTTTGGGGAGTTGTCATGAATGCCCAAAACAGGAAAACAGCAAAAGACAGTATTACGTTTGTAGATAAGGTAGAAGTAAAAGGCAGTAAAAAGAAGATGGAAACGGATATGAAAATGTCAGTTTCCGTGGACGAATTTCTGGCCTCTTCAGACAAAATAAGTTTTATAAAACGGGGAGCATATGCATGGGAACCCTTACTCAATAACATGAGTACGGAACGTTCAGTTGTTACGATAGATGGAATGCGTATTTTTGGTGCCTGCACGGATAAGATGGATCCTGTGACTTCTTATCTGGAGAGCAATACTCTTTCATCAATTGATATAAAATCAGGCCAGGAAGGAAGCTCACATGGTGCAACTATAGCCGGAAGTATTGATCTGAAAAGAAAAAGTACCCCTTTTGGCCTTGAAAAAAAATGGAATGGCACTTATCAGACAGGTTTTGAATTCAACAATAAACAGTTTTTCAATCTTGGAAATATTTCCTATTCCGGGAAGAAACTCGTTGTGGATGGAAGTATTTCCTTTCGGAAGGCAGGAAATTATGATGACGGAAATAACAAAGAGGTCAATCATTCACAATATAATAAATTCAATACCGGAATTGGAATAGCTTATAAAACAAGTCCTTTATCTTCAGTAAGAATAGATGCCATTTTTGATATGGCAAAAAATGTAGGGTTTCCTGCATTACCTATGGATTTATGGCTTTCAAGGGCGATGATTACATCTGCTTCCTACAGACAATTGTTTAAAGAAAGTCTGATCAGATCCTGGGATACCAAAATCTATTACAATACCATAGAGCATTATATGGATGATACAAAACGTCCTGAAAATCTTGTACACATGGATATGCCGGGCTGGAGCACTACTTATGGATTGGTTTCATCAGTGAGTCTGAAAAAAGAAAAGTATACCTCAGCCATAGAACTCAATATGTACAATAACACGTCCATTGCAGAAATGCGGATGTATCCACAGGATAGAAAGAACAGAACAATGTTTGCTTACAGCTGGCCCTGGGTAACCACCCGTTTTGCAGGGATTTCAATGAATAATAGCTGGGAGATATCAGATAAAAGCAGGTTGAGCTTTGGAGTGTCTTTAGGGCTAAATTATAACGAGTCCAAATATGTAGAGTTCAACTGGATTTTTCATCCGGGAGCACCTCAGCAAAAAACAAGGATTCTTCCCGGTTTACATGCAGGATATCAGTTTACGGAGAACAATTTTAGTTTTTCTGTAGGTACGGGGTATGGGCACAGGGCACCTTCGGTTTCGGAAGGATACGGATATTATATCTACAACAGCTTTGACAGATATGATTACATCGGAAATCCTGATTTAAAAAATGAAATTTCCTACGAAACCAATGCCGGTGCAGGTTTTAAAAATGAAAAAATGAATATTGAAGCCAAAGTAAATTATTTCTATATTCAGGATTACATCATTGGGAAAATCTTAAGCCTGGGAAGTCCCATGAATTACCAATCGGTAGGAGTGAAGGCGTATACTTCGCTGGATCATGCAATACTCTTTAATATGGCTTTGAATGCCGGGTACAGCATTTTACCGGAATTACATTGGAAAGGTACTTTAACATACGCCCGCGGAAGAGATGATAAAGGGAAAAACCTGCCTTTTATCCGTCCCCTGAGCTATTTGACTTCTCTACATTTTACCCATCAGAATTTTGGGGTTCAGACCTCTGTAAACGGAGATTTTATCCAGCGTAATTACAGTCCGGAATATGGAGAAGACCAGACACCAGCGTATGCAATATGGAATTTCTCTGTGAATTATACTTTCAACATCAAAAAACTTAAAACCGTTTTTCAGGTAGGCGCAGAAAACCTGTTAAACACATATTACAGCACCTATGCAGATTGGGGAAATATCCCAAGAATGGGCCGTAATATTTATACTTCTTTAAAATTTAATTTTTAA
- a CDS encoding bestrophin family protein, giving the protein MLLNKKISVWYFIREIKSQILFIGIFAVAIGLLDMLPWFRKISLPLNIPALLGTAVSLLLAFRTSQSYERWWEARTVWGAIVNDSRSFVRLVIQFFPAEDHKTIREFAERQIIWTYALGESLRKLPFSDKVQNYLNENQISAVNVPNALLDAHSRQLKEIGTSKLTDFQQMQLNDMVTRLCDSMGKCERLKNTVFPRSYSILVHTLIYVFAIILPFGLDDSQLIIEILITFLIPIVFITIEKTSIMMQDPFENKPVDTPVTSLAQTIEINIRQMIGEQNVPPKKENTTYYEM; this is encoded by the coding sequence ATGCTATTAAACAAAAAAATATCAGTCTGGTATTTCATCCGTGAAATAAAATCTCAGATTCTGTTCATCGGGATATTTGCAGTAGCCATTGGCCTTTTGGATATGCTGCCATGGTTCCGGAAAATTTCGTTACCCCTGAATATTCCTGCACTTTTGGGAACAGCAGTATCATTGCTGCTGGCTTTCAGAACTTCTCAGTCTTATGAAAGATGGTGGGAAGCCAGAACCGTTTGGGGAGCGATTGTGAATGATTCCAGAAGCTTTGTAAGACTGGTCATTCAGTTTTTTCCTGCAGAAGATCATAAAACCATCAGGGAATTTGCAGAGAGACAGATCATCTGGACCTATGCTTTAGGCGAGTCATTGAGGAAGCTTCCTTTTTCAGATAAAGTTCAGAACTATTTGAATGAAAATCAGATCAGTGCTGTTAATGTTCCCAATGCCCTTCTGGATGCTCATTCCAGACAGCTGAAAGAGATAGGGACTTCAAAACTGACGGATTTTCAGCAGATGCAGTTAAATGATATGGTAACCAGACTTTGCGACAGCATGGGAAAATGCGAAAGATTGAAGAATACAGTATTTCCGAGATCTTACAGCATTCTGGTTCATACGTTAATCTATGTATTTGCGATCATACTTCCATTTGGATTGGATGATTCCCAGTTGATCATAGAGATTCTCATTACTTTTCTGATTCCGATTGTATTCATTACCATTGAAAAGACTTCAATTATGATGCAGGACCCTTTTGAAAACAAACCGGTAGATACTCCGGTAACCTCTTTGGCACAAACCATAGAAATCAATATCAGACAAATGATTGGGGAACAAAATGTTCCTCCTAAAAAAGAAAACACAACTTATTATGAAATGTAA